The DNA region CGGACTCGGCAACGACGAGGGCGAGTTCCTCCGTGCCGGTCAGACCCCACAGGTCCTGGAGGTCGTATGCGGGCCGTCCGACGCCACGCCGCAGCCGGGCGACGGTCGCCACCGCGGACGGGCGGTCGGCGCGGTAGCCGTACTGAAGTCTACGGATGCAGCGGTCGGCGGCGGTGCCCACGAGGTCGTAACCACTGGTGCTCGTCCCGGTGTTCGTGGTCATCGCGCTAGCTCCGTCGCTGCGTCGTGTGCGGTGGTGTCGTGAGCGGTCGAGTCGTGTGGGGTGGCGGGGGCGTCGAGCGGTTCGGCGGCCGGTCGCGGCGCCAGCGGGAGCACCTTCTTCAGCCCTGCCAGGAACCACAGTTCGGCCTGGGCGTCGTTCAGCCAGCGCCGGCCGTCCCCGTCCGGCAGGTCCACGTACCGGCCTTCGGCCGCTGCCGGACCCGCGCCGTCCAGGAGCCTGCGGCCCAGCGCCCGGACCTGGGCGCCGACCGTCTCCTGCCACTGCGCGCGGTGCGCCTGCGGGTCGGACGTCTCCCCCAGCCCGGCCAGCCACTGCCGGTACGGGCCGTCGAGCGTCGCGTAGCCCACGTCACGGGCTGTAGCGAAGGCCGGCTGGGGTCGGAGCCGACGGCCCGCGCGAGATTGCCGGCGAGCCGGCCGAGCGCCCGCACCGCCTCGTCCGCGTCGGCGACGGCATCGACCGCGGCACGGCCGTACGCCGGTCGTTCCTCGTGCAGCACGACCACAGGGAGCAGGATCTGGTCGTCCGTGATCTCGTCGACGACCGACTGCTGTGTGCCGTAGGCGGCCCCGACGATGCGGGTGCGCAGCAGGCGGCGCTGCGGCAGATAGTCCTCGTACGCCAGCCGTGCGAGCCACCGGACGATCCCCGGGGGGAGGGTCGTCGCCGCGCCCTGCCGCTGCTCGGCTCCGTCGCGTGCCTGGCCCTTGTCGACGAGGAGGGCCGCCAGGCCGCGCCACGCGGCCCGGTTCGGATCGTGCTGGCGCGGCATGTAGACCTGGGTGCGCCCCAGCTTCTTCGCCTGCGCGGGGCTGTCGCGCCAGCCCGTCATCGGCTCCCGGGTGTGCCGGTCGTGCGGTGCGAGCGGGTCGCCGTAGCACAGGACGACGCCGGTCACCTCGCCGTCGCTGTGGTGCAGGCGGATGCGCCGGCTCTGCCAGGTGTAGAGGTCGCGCGGGCCGGACGGACGCGGGTCGTCGGGGTCGGACACCAACGGGCGGGCGTCGGGGGCCGGTCGGCGCCAGGCCGGCCTGTCGTCCTTCTCGACCTGGAGGAGTTCGTCGTCGGCGGAGACCAGGTTGAGCAACAGGGTCTCCCTGAGCGTGTCCCCCTCGGCGAAGACGCCGCCGAGGTTGCCCGCCCAACCCGTGCCCAGCGGGTAGCCCTTGCCGCCCTTGACCCGCGGGTCGCCGACCGCACCGGACTTGATCCCGGAGACGTCGAAAGCGTGGGCGTGCACCAGCCAGCGCGCGGCCTCGGCAAACCCCAGCCGCTCGGGGCCGGGTTGGCGCATGCTGAAGAACGGATCGCCGTTGGGGACGTCGGCGACGATCCTGCTCAGCGGGCCGATGTCGTTCTTCTCGGTGTGCAGGTCCGCGACTTGGAGGAACGGCTCGCTCGGGTGGAGCAGGTCGAACCGGTCCCGGTGCCGGTCGAGGTAGTCCGGCACGGCGGCGAAGGGGTCGCCGGACTCCCACAGTTCGCCCCAGTCCTCGATGTCGGCCGGGCCGTCGACGGCGTCGTGAAGTACCGCGAGCAGCAGCCGCAGCAGGGCGAACTCCTGCGTGGGCACGTCGCCCACGAGCCGCCGCAGTCCGTGGGCCTGTGCGAAGACGTCCCGCAGCGAGAGTTCGACGGTCGTCCCGTCCAGCCGCTGTACGGGAATCCACGGCCGGGAGACCAGGTCGAAGGAGGGCACACCGTCCACCATTCTCACGTCGCCGGCACCCTCGGGTGCCACGAGGAGCCCGTCGGTCGGGCTGTAACGGATGTCGTGGCCGCCCAGCCGGGCGCGGCCGTCCTCGTCGAGGACCAGGAACAACTCCCCGGCCAACCACGGGCTTTCCTTGACCTGCCAAGCCCCGGGACCGAATGCCTCCAGTTCCCGGATCGTCCGGTCGACCGCCCACGGCTTGGAGAAGTGCCAGGGCAGGTTGAGCGCGCTCGCGGCGGCGGCGCGTGCCGCCGCCGGCGTCGGCACGGCGTGTTCCGGCAGGTCGAGGCCCCCTCGGCCCTTGTCCAGCCAGGGGAGCGTCCGGAGTGTGCCGTCGCTCCGCCGCTGGACCACCAGGACCTCGAGGGTGTCGTCGGTGTCCCGCACCTGGGCGCGCCCCGCCGCGGTGTCGTCGGCGTCGCCCACGCCCGCGTCGATCCAGCCGATGATCGGCCGGCCCTCGCGGCGTACCGGACCGAGCCGGAAGACCTCGGCGCGCTGACGCTTGTCTGCGAGCAGCGTCCGGTACGCCTGCCGGGCCTCGTCCAGGTCCGCAGCCCAGGCGCCGGGGCCGAGCGGCTCGTCGCCGTACGCCGCCTGCACGAGCGGGCTGATGTCGTCGGGCAGGCGCAGCGGCCGGCCGTCCAGGTGCGGGCGCAGGACCGCGAGGGAGCGCAACAGCAGGTGGCGGCCCTCGTAGACCTTGACCGAGCCGGGCGCGGGTGTCGGCGGGCTCGCGGCCCAGTCGGTCACGCCGGTGACCAGGCAGCGGGCCGTACGCAGCCGGGGCGGCCGGGCCCGGCGGTGGCGGTGCACGCGACCCATCCGCTGCAACACCAGGTCGACCGGGGCGAGATCGGTGACCAGCAGGTCGAAGTCGAGGTCCAGCGACTGCTCGACGACCTGGCTGGCGACGACGATGTGCGGGCCGCTCGGCCGGTCGCCGTTGGGGCCGAAACGGGCGAGGAGTTCGGCGTCCTTGCGTGCGCGGTCGGCGGCCACGAAACGGGAGTGGGCCACGGTCACCCGGTCCTCGCCGAAGCGCTCGCGCAGCCGCTCGGCCGCCTCCTGCACGCGGTCGACGGTGTTCCGGACCACCAAGGCGCAGCCGCCCTCGGCGAGTTCGGACTCCAGGCGGTCGACCAGGCACGCCACGTCGTCGTCCAACGGCTCGACACGGACTTCGGTGCGCCGGCCCGACGCGGCCTGCGGCTGCGCGACGACGGTACGCCCCTGCGGGGAGACCGCGGTGAGCAGCGGATACGCGTCGGCCGGCGCGTCCGCCTCCGGCACCGGATGCCCGGCGTACGCCTCGGCGAGCGCGCGGCGCCGGCCCGCGGGCAGCGTCGCCGACAGCAGCACGACGGGCACGCGGTAGGCGGCGAGCCACTCCAGCACGCGCTCCAGGTACGTGCTCATGTAGGCGTCGTACGCGTGGACTTCGTCGATCACGACGACCTTGCCCGCGAGCGCGAGGTGGCGCAGCGCGAGATGCCGGCTCTTCAGCGAGCCGAACAGCACCTGGTCGATCGTCCCCACCGCGAAGGACGCGAGCAGCCCCTTCTTGCGGCCGCGCAGCCACTGGTGGGCCTGGAGGCCGGAGGGACGACGGCGGTTCTTCGCCTGCGGGCCGTCGAAGTCGTCGCCGCCGTCCAGGTCGACGGCGGCGATCGTACGGCTGCTCCTACGAGCGAGGCCCGCCCAGGCGTCGTTGAGCGCGGACTTGGCGTGCGCCAGGAACACCGAGCGCGGCCCGTCGGCGGGGAGGTGGTCCAGCCAGTCGATCAGTCGCGTGAACATCGCGTCGCCGGTGGCGCGGGTGGGCAGGGCGATCATGCAGCCGCCCGCCTGGGTGCGGGCCGCGAGGATCTCCGCCGCGGCGAGCGCGGCCTCCGTCTTGCCTTCGCCCATGGGCGCTTCGATGACCAGGAGGCCGTGCGGGTCCATTGCGCGCGCGATCGCTACCGCGTTCTCCTGAACGGGCCTGATCGCAGCGTCCTTCGGCAGGTCGAAGCGGGCGGCGAACAACTCGGCGGCGGTGCCGGGCGGTTCGTCCGGCGCCCAGGGGGCGGGCAGGTCCAGCCCGCGCCAGGCCGCCTCCAGCCGCTCCTCCTGCGGGCGTACGGTGCCTTCCGCGGTGACGTACGGGAACAGCTCGGCGGAGCTGGCGATCCAGTCGGCCAGGATGACGATCGCGGTCAGCGTGACCTGCACCGGCTGGGGCAGCTTCACGTCCTTCCAGCTCACGTCCTTCCAGCTCACGTCCTTCCGGCTCACGTCCTTCCAGCTCACGTCCTTCCAGCGCTTCGACGCGCCGAGGTCGT from Actinacidiphila sp. DG2A-62 includes:
- the casA gene encoding type I-E CRISPR-associated protein Cse1/CasA, producing the protein MADTAAVAGRLWDAWLPGNVKALVGDALPGGTADGRRLAVWLAGVHDIGKATPAFACQVDTLANTMRRHGLAMASFERLREDRKLAPHGLAGQLLLAEWLSERHGWPSRTAGQLAVVVGGHHGVPPGHQRIHDLTLHPELIRTPGESESLWKSVQFELMDACARMAGATDDLGASKRWKDVSWKDVSRKDVSWKDVSWKDVKLPQPVQVTLTAIVILADWIASSAELFPYVTAEGTVRPQEERLEAAWRGLDLPAPWAPDEPPGTAAELFAARFDLPKDAAIRPVQENAVAIARAMDPHGLLVIEAPMGEGKTEAALAAAEILAARTQAGGCMIALPTRATGDAMFTRLIDWLDHLPADGPRSVFLAHAKSALNDAWAGLARRSSRTIAAVDLDGGDDFDGPQAKNRRRPSGLQAHQWLRGRKKGLLASFAVGTIDQVLFGSLKSRHLALRHLALAGKVVVIDEVHAYDAYMSTYLERVLEWLAAYRVPVVLLSATLPAGRRRALAEAYAGHPVPEADAPADAYPLLTAVSPQGRTVVAQPQAASGRRTEVRVEPLDDDVACLVDRLESELAEGGCALVVRNTVDRVQEAAERLRERFGEDRVTVAHSRFVAADRARKDAELLARFGPNGDRPSGPHIVVASQVVEQSLDLDFDLLVTDLAPVDLVLQRMGRVHRHRRARPPRLRTARCLVTGVTDWAASPPTPAPGSVKVYEGRHLLLRSLAVLRPHLDGRPLRLPDDISPLVQAAYGDEPLGPGAWAADLDEARQAYRTLLADKRQRAEVFRLGPVRREGRPIIGWIDAGVGDADDTAAGRAQVRDTDDTLEVLVVQRRSDGTLRTLPWLDKGRGGLDLPEHAVPTPAAARAAAASALNLPWHFSKPWAVDRTIRELEAFGPGAWQVKESPWLAGELFLVLDEDGRARLGGHDIRYSPTDGLLVAPEGAGDVRMVDGVPSFDLVSRPWIPVQRLDGTTVELSLRDVFAQAHGLRRLVGDVPTQEFALLRLLLAVLHDAVDGPADIEDWGELWESGDPFAAVPDYLDRHRDRFDLLHPSEPFLQVADLHTEKNDIGPLSRIVADVPNGDPFFSMRQPGPERLGFAEAARWLVHAHAFDVSGIKSGAVGDPRVKGGKGYPLGTGWAGNLGGVFAEGDTLRETLLLNLVSADDELLQVEKDDRPAWRRPAPDARPLVSDPDDPRPSGPRDLYTWQSRRIRLHHSDGEVTGVVLCYGDPLAPHDRHTREPMTGWRDSPAQAKKLGRTQVYMPRQHDPNRAAWRGLAALLVDKGQARDGAEQRQGAATTLPPGIVRWLARLAYEDYLPQRRLLRTRIVGAAYGTQQSVVDEITDDQILLPVVVLHEERPAYGRAAVDAVADADEAVRALGRLAGNLARAVGSDPSRPSLQPVTWATRRSTARTGSGWPGWGRRPTRRRTARSGRRRSAPRSGRWAAGSWTARVRQRPKAGTWTCRTGTAGAG